In Silene latifolia isolate original U9 population chromosome X, ASM4854445v1, whole genome shotgun sequence, the following proteins share a genomic window:
- the LOC141616973 gene encoding uncharacterized protein LOC141616973, which produces MALGTKNKQGFLTGDVAMPSLTSPKLQQWQRSDHMVRCWLLNSISQELKENFVSCKSAKHLWTDLCERYGKSNAPLLFQLKKELRNISQGNDSVVEYFTKLKRYWDDIDELEVIPQCDCGAMNACTCNLYKQMLDMSSREKVLNFLMGLSDVYEHPRSNILAMDPIPPLNKVYSIVQ; this is translated from the coding sequence ATGGCGTTAGGTACAAAGAATAAGCAAGGATTTCTGACTGGAGATGTGGCCATGCCTTCTTTGACCTCGCCTAAGCTTCAACAATGGCAGCGAAGTGATCATATGGTACGCTGCTGGTTGTTGAACTCTATTTCTCAGGAATTAAAGGAAAATTTTGTCTCTTGCAAATCTGCTAAGCATCTTTGGACAGATCTATGCGAGAGGTATGGAAAGTCTAATGCGCCCTTACTTTTCCAATTAAAGAAGGAATTGCGCAATATTTCTCAAGGCAATGATTCTGTAGTCGAATATTTCACGAAATTGAAGCGTTATTGGGATGATATTGATGAATTAGAGGTTATTCCTCAATGTGATTGTGGTGCTATGAATGCTTGTACTTGCAATCTGTACAAACAGATGCTTGATATGTCTTCTAGGGAGAAAGTTCTCAATTTTTTAATGGGATTAAGTGATGTTTATGAGCATCCTAGGTCTAATATTTTGGCTATGGATCCAATTCCACCTTTAAACAAGGTGTATTCCATTGTACAATAG
- the LOC141616974 gene encoding uncharacterized protein LOC141616974 — translation MGLLWNCRGLNNTLAPTIPKIRALLDSTYYDFLFLIETKCNANKVFPMFRSLGFVKSFGVDAVGTSGGLWVGWKKEAKMTLVRACKNFMVLLVRKYDGLFWYLVLFYGAPELNLCSAVLSELDEWIETCTYPYLIIGDFNQVDCFLDKWSCSQNPIKGANEFINWKLRNELIDIPFKGPRYTWCNNRKGHKRVYERLDKALASKDWLIYFLNTGIKHYHVQISDHAPIELDLHLTGCGGKRPYKMDAWVLDHEEYMQGIRVAWNLAVVGSPAYQVARKLARVRSSAKKWVLDKKSEWRKVWDDLDRNLEDGLNIDVMGGGDELYSRTNEEVKTFARANAIFWKQRAKMRWMVDGDTCTKFFFTWVKGRKGRNYIHGIRGDDGAWIYDHNLVGSAFQQNFKALYAACDDNQEGGSGDLRPPLIGFSLR, via the coding sequence ATGGGCTTGTTATGGAATTGTAGGGGTCTCAATAACACGCTCGCCCCTACAATTCCAAAGATAAGAGCGTTATTAGATAGTACGTATTATGATTTCCTTTTCCTAATAGAGACCAAATGTAATGCTAATAAAGTTTTCCCTATGTTTAGATCTTTAGGTTTTGTGAAGTCTTTTGGGGTGGATGCAGTAGGGACATCTGGTGGTTTGTGGGTGGGATGGAAAAAAGAGGCGAAAATGACTCTTgtaagggcttgtaagaattttATGGTGCTTTTGGTAAGGAAGTATGATGGTCTCTTTTGGTATCTTGTGCTTTTTTACGGTGCCCCAGAGTTAAATTTATGTTCTGCTGTTttgagtgaattggacgaatggATTGAGACTTGTACATACCCATATCTTATTATTGGTGATTTCAATCAGGTGGACTGTTTTTTGGATAAATGGAGTTGTAGTCAAAATCCCATTAAGGGAGCAAATGAGTTTATCAACTGGAAACTTAGGAACGAATTAATTGATATTCCTTTCAAGGGACCGAGATACACTTGGTGCAACAATCGAAAGGGTCATAAGAGAGTTTATGAGAGGCTTGATAAAGCTTTGGCCTCAAAGGATTggcttatttattttctcaataCGGGTATTAAACACTATCATGTTCAAATCTCGGATCATGCCCCGATTGAGCTTGATTTACATCTTACAGGGTGTGGGGGGAAAAGACCATATAAAATGGATGCTTGGGTGTTAGATCATGAGGAGTATATGCAGGGGATTCGGGTTGCCTGGAATCTTGCGGTGGTTGGCTCTCCGGCGTATCAAGTAGCTCGAAAACTTGCTCGGGTGAGAAGTTCGGCAAAGAAGTGGGTTTTGGATAAAAAGAGTGAGTGGAGGAAGGTTTGGGATGATTTAGACAGAAATTTGGAAGACGGTTTAAATATTGATGTCATGGGTGGCGGGGATGAGTTGTACTCAAGGACAAATGAGGAGGTTAAGACTTTTGCGAGGGCAAATGCAATTTTTTGGAAACAACGTGCTAAGATGCGGTGGATGGTGGATGGAGATACATGTACAAAGTTCTTCTTCACTTGGGTTAAGGGGAGGAAAGGAAGGAATTATATTCATGGCATAAGAGGGGATGATGGGGCATGGATTTATGATCACAACCTTGTCGGCTCTGCGTTCCAACAGAATTTTAAGGCCTTATATGCTGCTTGTGATGACAATCAGGAGGGGGGGAGTGGAGATCTGCGGCCTCCTTTGATAGGATTCTCTCTTCGGTAA